A single window of Arthrobacter crystallopoietes DNA harbors:
- a CDS encoding glutamine amidotransferase: MSTSGSSIKVLFVGESWIKHTIHMKGFDQFHSTEYEEGAGVFLGCLEDAGYEVTYVRGHEITLKFPRSAEELDEFDVVVISDIGSNSFLLPDETFLRSEASPNRLGLVADFVQRGGGLVMIGGYLSFTGIDGKGRYGMSPLAGPLPVTMLPYDDRVERSEGVEVEVCEPEHPVLGGTPSEWPQLLGYNRLIAKPDATVVARVGEDPMLVVGEYGRGRTAAFASDLAPHWAPREFLDWPHYAGMWTSMLSWAAQVPAARALAEQASRV, encoded by the coding sequence ATGAGCACGTCTGGATCGTCGATTAAGGTTCTGTTCGTAGGAGAGTCGTGGATCAAGCACACGATCCATATGAAAGGCTTCGACCAGTTTCACTCGACGGAATATGAGGAGGGTGCGGGGGTTTTCCTCGGGTGCCTGGAAGACGCAGGTTACGAAGTCACCTATGTCCGCGGTCACGAGATCACATTAAAGTTCCCCCGGTCCGCTGAGGAACTCGACGAGTTCGATGTGGTCGTGATCTCGGACATCGGTTCCAACTCCTTCCTGCTGCCGGACGAGACCTTCCTGCGGTCGGAGGCGTCGCCGAACCGGCTCGGGCTGGTGGCGGACTTCGTACAGCGGGGTGGCGGACTGGTTATGATCGGAGGATACCTTTCCTTCACAGGGATCGACGGCAAGGGCCGATATGGGATGAGTCCGCTCGCCGGCCCTTTGCCGGTGACGATGTTGCCGTACGACGACCGCGTCGAGAGGTCGGAGGGGGTTGAGGTGGAAGTCTGCGAGCCGGAGCACCCGGTCCTCGGGGGGACACCGTCCGAGTGGCCGCAGCTGCTTGGCTACAACCGGCTCATTGCAAAGCCGGACGCCACTGTCGTTGCACGGGTAGGTGAGGATCCGATGCTGGTGGTCGGTGAGTACGGTCGAGGCCGGACGGCAGCATTCGCTTCCGACCTGGCTCCGCATTGGGCACCCCGGGAGTTTCTGGATTGGCCGCACTATGCCGGGATGTGGACGTCCATGCTGTCCTGGGCCGCACAGGTGCCGGCAGCACGGGCGCTTGCGGAACAGGCATCGAGGGTTTAG
- a CDS encoding HAD family hydrolase encodes MSNSSEEGAARCLHVFDMDGTLLRSTATIELARSLGHLEGGQEIEELWFEGKITDTEFWLRLLDMCKDASAADIDEAFHNAPWMAGIVETFADIRSRGEAVIVISQSPAFFVRLLERWGAHETYGSAVELGLPLSESATLLAETKVAITESALATRNLSAQQCVAYGDSSSDLGLFASLPHTVAVNPTPELEALAATRYVGTDIREAYSLGRQLIAKSNREYVT; translated from the coding sequence GTGAGCAACTCCAGCGAGGAGGGCGCCGCCCGATGTCTCCATGTCTTTGACATGGACGGCACCCTCCTCCGGAGTACTGCCACCATCGAGTTGGCCCGCAGCCTGGGCCACCTCGAAGGGGGACAGGAGATCGAGGAACTCTGGTTCGAGGGGAAAATCACCGATACCGAGTTCTGGTTGCGGCTTCTCGATATGTGCAAAGACGCAAGCGCTGCTGACATCGACGAGGCATTTCACAACGCACCGTGGATGGCCGGCATCGTGGAAACGTTCGCGGATATCCGTTCTCGGGGCGAAGCGGTGATCGTAATCTCGCAGTCACCAGCGTTCTTCGTTCGCCTGCTCGAACGCTGGGGTGCCCACGAGACCTATGGCTCGGCAGTGGAGCTAGGCCTCCCGCTGTCGGAGTCCGCCACCTTGCTGGCGGAGACGAAGGTTGCGATCACCGAGTCAGCTCTCGCGACTCGGAATTTGAGTGCGCAGCAGTGCGTGGCCTACGGGGACTCTTCGAGTGACCTTGGCCTTTTCGCTTCGTTGCCGCACACGGTCGCGGTAAACCCGACTCCAGAACTGGAGGCGCTGGCAGCGACGCGGTACGTGGGGACCGACATCCGCGAGGCGTACTCGCTAGGTCGCCAACTGATCGCTAAGTCGAACAGAGAGTATGTAACGTAA
- a CDS encoding aldehyde dehydrogenase, whose protein sequence is MTEQLRKAPIANSGKFYIGGKWVDPSSTATIDVIEAATEELYFTVAEARAADIARAVEAARRAFDEGPWPRMSPGQRAEYLRAIAQAVAERTDDLVQLWPRESGILANLVPTVMKEVPAAFSFYADLADRFPFEQAAPTSSGEGFGMLVGEPVGVVGAIIPWNTPMPLIAYKLAPALLAGCTVIIKASPEAPGAAYVMAEIAEQVGLPDGVVNVLAADREASETLVRDHRVDKISFTGSTAVGKTIAGIMGDRIGRYSLELGGKSAAVILEDMDVAEAAENLASAGCFVSGQICASLSRVVIPRHRHDDMVEALADRFSRVKIGNPFDAGVGMGPLATQRQRERVEGYVAIGRAEGATLATGGRRPKDLDRGWFVEPTVFGNVDNSSKIAQEEIFGPVMSVIPAADEEDAIRIANDTVFGLNAAVFTHDADRAREVGRRLRAGTVGQNGNRADFGIGFGGFKQSGIGREGGVAGLLPYLENKTMVFDEKPRHAPA, encoded by the coding sequence ATGACTGAGCAATTGCGTAAAGCCCCCATTGCGAATTCGGGGAAGTTCTATATTGGCGGAAAATGGGTCGACCCGTCGTCAACGGCCACGATCGACGTGATCGAAGCAGCAACGGAGGAACTCTACTTCACCGTCGCCGAAGCCAGAGCAGCCGATATCGCACGGGCTGTGGAGGCAGCCCGTCGGGCGTTCGACGAGGGTCCATGGCCACGGATGTCGCCGGGCCAGCGCGCCGAGTACCTGCGAGCGATCGCTCAGGCTGTGGCCGAGCGGACCGACGATCTGGTCCAATTGTGGCCCCGTGAGTCGGGGATCCTCGCCAACCTGGTGCCGACCGTCATGAAGGAAGTCCCGGCAGCCTTTTCCTTTTATGCGGATCTCGCTGATCGGTTCCCCTTCGAACAGGCAGCGCCGACCAGCTCGGGCGAAGGCTTCGGCATGCTCGTCGGGGAGCCCGTGGGAGTTGTCGGAGCGATCATCCCCTGGAATACGCCGATGCCGCTAATCGCGTACAAGCTCGCCCCGGCGCTCCTCGCCGGATGCACTGTGATCATCAAGGCGTCGCCCGAGGCTCCCGGTGCTGCGTACGTGATGGCGGAGATCGCGGAGCAGGTCGGGCTGCCCGACGGTGTCGTCAATGTGCTCGCCGCCGATCGAGAGGCGTCCGAGACGCTCGTGCGCGATCATCGCGTGGACAAGATCTCCTTCACCGGTTCAACGGCGGTCGGAAAAACCATCGCAGGGATTATGGGCGACCGGATCGGCCGATACTCGCTTGAGCTGGGAGGCAAGTCCGCAGCTGTCATCCTCGAGGACATGGACGTCGCCGAGGCGGCTGAAAACCTGGCCAGCGCCGGATGTTTCGTCTCCGGGCAGATCTGTGCATCGCTGTCCCGTGTCGTCATACCGCGCCATCGGCACGACGACATGGTCGAGGCGCTTGCGGACCGCTTCTCCCGAGTCAAGATCGGGAATCCGTTCGATGCCGGCGTCGGGATGGGGCCGTTGGCCACCCAGCGACAGCGTGAGCGGGTCGAAGGCTACGTCGCTATAGGTAGAGCCGAAGGTGCAACACTCGCTACCGGAGGCAGGCGGCCCAAAGACCTCGACCGGGGCTGGTTCGTCGAGCCGACTGTGTTCGGGAACGTCGACAACTCCTCGAAAATCGCTCAGGAGGAGATCTTCGGGCCCGTGATGTCGGTCATCCCGGCGGCGGACGAGGAGGATGCGATCCGGATCGCAAATGATACGGTGTTCGGGCTCAACGCGGCTGTTTTCACTCACGATGCCGACCGGGCGCGAGAGGTGGGCAGGCGTCTGCGCGCCGGGACGGTCGGTCAGAACGGCAACCGGGCGGACTTCGGGATCGGGTTCGGTGGATTCAAACAATCCGGCATCGGCCGTGAGGGCGGCGTCGCAGGTCTGCTCCCGTACCTGGAGAACAAGACAATGGTCTTCGACGAGAAGCCCCGTCATGCACCTGCCTAA
- a CDS encoding LLM class flavin-dependent oxidoreductase has product MALKFWVTTPFFYPDMTRPWSEVLDGMIRIVDAAEELGFEGITINENQFQNYVSNPSAMMFAAVAATRTKRLRIVPGVVVLPAYNPLLVASEMSLLDHLAPGRIGIGVARGGSRFQLDRLGVKPENQRPLYEEALGIIRRLFTEDDVSHDGQFFSFPPTTLVPKPTTKPHPDIWVASQSTDGVRKVAQQGLNLITAPNYGNFEPYGDLEELLESYNDEIAKTGLPRGEVMVLRHTWVGRTEEEALEYFDDIVNEYNHYIALVKGEGTVETREERLATRDVGESRDFVTRGKMRPTEHSFPKDNLLEKYADPVLTTPDRMIERFKTYEAMGVDHLACLVANGMPTDAVIKNMEMMAAEVLPAFAD; this is encoded by the coding sequence ATGGCACTGAAATTCTGGGTGACGACCCCGTTCTTCTATCCGGACATGACTCGACCTTGGTCGGAGGTCTTGGACGGGATGATCCGGATCGTCGACGCCGCCGAGGAACTGGGGTTCGAGGGAATCACGATCAATGAGAACCAGTTTCAGAACTACGTGAGCAACCCCTCGGCAATGATGTTCGCAGCAGTCGCCGCAACGCGCACCAAGCGGTTGAGGATTGTGCCGGGCGTGGTCGTTCTGCCGGCGTACAATCCGCTGTTGGTTGCCTCGGAGATGAGCCTGCTGGATCATCTCGCGCCCGGTCGGATTGGCATCGGTGTCGCTCGCGGTGGCAGCCGGTTTCAGCTCGACCGCCTCGGCGTGAAGCCGGAAAACCAGCGTCCGCTCTACGAGGAAGCACTAGGGATCATCCGCCGACTGTTTACGGAGGATGACGTATCCCATGACGGCCAGTTCTTCTCGTTCCCGCCGACCACGTTGGTTCCGAAGCCGACGACCAAGCCGCATCCCGACATTTGGGTCGCGTCGCAGAGCACGGACGGGGTACGCAAGGTCGCCCAACAGGGCCTGAACCTGATCACAGCGCCGAACTACGGGAACTTCGAGCCCTACGGCGACCTGGAGGAGCTGCTCGAGAGCTACAACGACGAGATCGCTAAGACCGGGCTGCCTCGGGGTGAGGTCATGGTGCTCCGCCACACCTGGGTCGGCCGCACAGAGGAGGAGGCGCTGGAGTACTTCGACGATATTGTGAACGAGTACAACCACTACATCGCTCTCGTGAAGGGTGAAGGCACGGTCGAGACGCGCGAGGAGCGCCTCGCCACCCGTGACGTGGGCGAGAGCCGTGACTTTGTTACCCGCGGGAAGATGCGGCCCACAGAACATTCCTTCCCGAAGGACAATCTGCTCGAAAAGTACGCTGATCCGGTCCTAACCACCCCTGATCGCATGATCGAGCGGTTCAAGACCTACGAGGCAATGGGAGTGGACCACCTCGCGTGCCTGGTAGCGAACGGCATGCCCACCGACGCGGTCATCAAGAACATGGAAATGATGGCTGCGGAGGTTCTTCCCGCCTTCGCCGATTAG
- a CDS encoding ribokinase: MKGRLLVIGALNVDLVVAAPRLPGPGETVVGSDLRRHGGGKGGNSAVAAVRSGADVRYVGAVGDDDLGTGALAELRAEGIDLTDVAVKPGCATGAAVIVVDSSGENQIAVAAGANTSMTPQDVSAAMARARGWAGCVLVSTEISAAAVTAAVEAATKQGCLCVLNPAPVEPSLRELLDLAPIITPNSSELRDFYRLLGESGNPPAEVMAAKVAAHSRAPVVVTMGGDGVLVCDPDGSSTRVPAGSARRVADTTGAGDTFNGVFAASLAAGEPVISAARRGVAAATLSVESTGARTGMPRSSEIEAALAAHG, from the coding sequence ATGAAGGGCCGGCTCTTGGTCATCGGGGCGCTGAATGTCGACCTGGTGGTCGCAGCGCCCAGGCTGCCCGGGCCTGGCGAAACCGTTGTGGGGTCCGACCTGCGGCGTCACGGCGGCGGGAAGGGCGGCAATTCGGCTGTTGCAGCGGTGCGCTCCGGCGCGGACGTCCGGTACGTCGGCGCCGTCGGAGATGACGATCTCGGGACTGGTGCACTGGCCGAGCTGCGCGCCGAAGGGATCGACCTCACCGATGTCGCGGTCAAGCCCGGATGCGCTACCGGGGCGGCAGTTATCGTCGTAGATTCCTCCGGTGAGAATCAGATCGCAGTAGCGGCAGGTGCCAACACGTCGATGACACCCCAGGATGTCAGTGCCGCAATGGCACGAGCGCGTGGGTGGGCTGGCTGTGTTCTGGTCAGCACGGAGATCTCGGCTGCGGCAGTCACTGCGGCCGTCGAGGCCGCAACAAAGCAGGGGTGCCTGTGTGTGCTGAATCCGGCGCCAGTTGAACCCAGCCTGCGCGAACTCCTCGATCTGGCGCCGATCATCACGCCGAACTCAAGTGAACTGCGAGACTTCTACCGCCTGCTCGGAGAGTCCGGCAATCCGCCGGCCGAGGTCATGGCGGCGAAGGTCGCAGCCCATTCCAGGGCGCCTGTTGTCGTGACCATGGGCGGGGACGGCGTACTGGTGTGTGATCCTGACGGGTCCAGCACCCGGGTGCCGGCTGGTTCCGCACGCCGAGTAGCAGACACGACGGGCGCCGGCGACACCTTCAACGGTGTGTTCGCCGCCAGCCTGGCAGCGGGGGAACCCGTTATTAGCGCGGCCCGCCGCGGCGTGGCGGCCGC
- a CDS encoding LacI family DNA-binding transcriptional regulator, whose product MTQLNQRRPTMKDVAAHAQVSLSTVSYVLNDTGPVAPARRRRVLDAVRLLEYAPNESARKLKRRGPSTIGMVVPDLTNQFFAMVTKGVQEAASSRDVLVALVVPTAAELPEERQAELLRSQRVDGVIYLSGTGSIPAAIYEIARSGPVVLVDEQIPGSGLPAVVSTARKGAREVAAHVLAQGHRRVAVISGPPALWTARERLAGYREAFAGAGIDPDSIPVLAGDYEHESGQKLAAQLLSADPRPTALICANDLLAVGAMECCREMGLQVPADVSIIGFDDLPLSVFLTPRLTTVRQPAHEMGLQAASLLFDLLDGSQADTITELPTTLQLRESVCTPGDAV is encoded by the coding sequence GTGACACAGTTGAATCAGCGGCGCCCCACGATGAAGGACGTCGCAGCGCACGCCCAAGTGTCGTTGAGCACAGTCAGTTATGTGCTCAACGACACCGGACCGGTCGCGCCCGCGCGTCGAAGGCGTGTTCTCGACGCCGTGCGGCTCCTGGAGTATGCGCCCAACGAGTCGGCACGCAAACTCAAGCGTCGCGGCCCGTCGACGATCGGGATGGTCGTACCAGACCTGACCAACCAGTTCTTCGCCATGGTCACCAAAGGGGTGCAGGAGGCGGCCTCGTCCAGGGACGTCCTGGTCGCCCTGGTGGTACCCACAGCCGCGGAGCTGCCCGAGGAGAGGCAGGCCGAGCTGTTGCGCAGCCAACGCGTCGACGGGGTCATCTACCTGTCCGGGACCGGTTCAATTCCTGCCGCCATCTATGAGATCGCCCGGTCCGGACCCGTCGTACTGGTCGACGAACAGATCCCTGGATCAGGGCTTCCTGCAGTCGTCTCCACTGCCCGCAAAGGGGCACGCGAGGTCGCTGCCCACGTCCTGGCCCAGGGACACCGCCGGGTCGCGGTGATCAGCGGTCCACCCGCCCTGTGGACGGCGAGAGAACGCCTGGCCGGTTATCGCGAGGCCTTCGCCGGAGCGGGTATCGACCCGGACTCGATCCCGGTCCTTGCCGGGGACTACGAACATGAGTCCGGACAGAAGTTGGCGGCCCAGCTTCTCTCCGCGGACCCTCGCCCCACAGCTTTGATCTGTGCCAATGACCTGCTGGCTGTCGGAGCGATGGAATGTTGCCGTGAGATGGGGTTGCAGGTGCCCGCCGATGTAAGCATCATCGGGTTCGATGACCTGCCGCTCTCGGTATTCCTCACGCCGCGGCTGACCACCGTGCGCCAGCCGGCGCACGAGATGGGGTTGCAGGCCGCGTCCCTCCTGTTCGATCTGCTGGACGGCTCCCAGGCGGACACAATCACCGAATTGCCGACGACCTTGCAGCTGAGAGAGTCGGTCTGCACTCCGGGGGACGCGGTATGA
- a CDS encoding NIPSNAP family protein — protein sequence MIYEIREYVPMPGRLGDVVDLFHTAVIPLFGKHGMEISQMGCTSIGDNSYNEFVYTMRFSDLAELERKWGAFLADPHWASALASREVSGPLYQSIRRRIIDSTPFDQMLAVSD from the coding sequence TTGATATATGAGATACGCGAGTACGTTCCGATGCCGGGGCGGCTCGGAGACGTCGTTGACCTGTTCCACACAGCCGTCATTCCACTCTTCGGCAAGCACGGGATGGAGATCTCACAGATGGGTTGCACCAGCATCGGTGACAACTCCTACAACGAGTTCGTCTACACGATGCGGTTTTCCGACCTGGCCGAACTGGAGCGCAAGTGGGGGGCATTTCTTGCTGATCCTCACTGGGCATCAGCGTTGGCCAGCCGTGAAGTGAGCGGTCCCCTCTACCAATCCATTCGCAGACGGATCATCGATTCCACACCCTTCGACCAAATGCTGGCGGTCTCGGATTGA